GCATGGGCGCCCTCGATCTGGCCCTTGGAGATCGCCCGGAGGGCGGCGAGGAAGACCTCGCTGGAAAAGGCGGCGAAGACGACGCCGAGCGCCACCATGCCGGCGACGAAGCCGTTCACCTCGACATAGGCGTCGGTGAACAGGCCGATGACCTTCTGCAGCAGGATCTGGCCGCCGTAATAGATGATGAACAGCGTCAGCAGCTCGGGCAGGCCGCGGAACACGGTGGTGAAGGCGCCGCCGAGGGCCTGCAGCACGCGCGAGTCCGAGTTGCGCGCCAGCGCCACCAGGAACCCGATCACGAGGCCGAACGGCAAGGTGGCGACCGCCAGCCGGATCGTCAGCCAGGCGCCGGC
This is a stretch of genomic DNA from Microbaculum marinisediminis. It encodes these proteins:
- a CDS encoding ABC transporter permease → MTDLFQLLQPGPEGWGDEIMAGAWLTIRLAVATLPFGLVIGFLVALARNSDSRVLQALGGAFTTVFRGLPELLTLFIIYYGGQILLQKVIGLFTDAYVEVNGFVAGMVALGVVFAAFSSEVFLAALRAISKGQIEGAHALGLNRFQTLRLVIFPQLWRYALPGIANLWLVLLKDTSLVSVIALNDLLRMTNVVVGATKEPFFFYAVACSIYLLFSIISSFGITWIERRAARGETRAA